In the Aristaeella hokkaidonensis genome, ATGGTCGTCTGCACCAGCTTCTTGTACCGCTTGGAGGGCAGCTGGTTCAGCAGCAGCGCCAGCAGGATCGGCACCGGGAAAGAGATCAGCAGGGTTTCCACACTGACCGCCAGGGTATTGGTTATCAGCCGTTTGAAATCCGGGGTTTTGAAAAAATGTTCAAAATTCCGGAATCCGACCCACGGACTGCCCCAGATTCCCGGAACAGCTTTGAATTTCTTGAACGCAATCTGGACGCCCAGCATCGGGTAATACCGGAAAAGCAGGAAATAGGCGATCGCCGGAAGCAGGAACAGATAAAGCTGCCAGTTGCACAGGATCCTGTTCAGCTTCCTCCGTGCCGGAGTCAGCCGCAGATCCCTGCCCGGGTCCCTTGCCAGCGTCGTCATGCGTTTCCACCGCGCCTTTCCGTTTGCATTTATGCCATTCTGCCTCAGCAGGTTCTTTTGATGTCAAAATCGTATGTGTTTTATGCCAGATAGTCAATCTTCACTTTTTGAAATGATATTCATTTCTTGAAATCAACCCTGTTTGCAGAGTTCAGTATACATTTTTTGAATCGTCAATTCTGACAATTCATCGCCGCTTTTCCTATCCCGCCATTGTCCAGGAAGGCCCCGGAATGTTATAATGCCTCCATCAGAACACGTTCTGAAAAGTTTCATCAACACAGAAGGCGGCCGGGCAAATGAAAAGCAAAAGTATTACCTTCTATCGCTATATTCTTTCCTACGCGCTCGTGCTTTTTCTGCCGATCGTCCTTCTTTTTACGCTCTTCAATTCCATCCTCCTGGACCGCTATAAGCAGGAAATCGCCGACAACAACACCCGCCTGCTGACCCAGATCCAGGAAAACATGGATACCCAGCTGGAACAGCTGATCAACATCTCCTTCATGATCCAGAACAATGCCGTAGTGAATCTCCGGACCAATGAAGGCGACGTGGTGGCAGCCCGGAAAGCAGTGGATACCCTGAACGTCCTGCATTCCGTCTCTTCCCTGCCGGACTACCTGATCACCTACCGGTCCGGGACAGAATACTGCTTCACCTCTTCCTCCCGGATCCGCCCGGAAAAGCTGTTTTCCGACCAGCTGGTATATGCCGGCCACACACTGGAAGACTTCTACGCCACCGTGGACCGGCCTGAAAACATCGTCACCTGGCCGGCGGATACCGTGCGCCAGTACGGCGGACAGGAAGCGGAGTATGTCACACTCTTCATCTCTGTCTCCGGCAATGTGAGAACTCCCAAGCTGCGCACCGCCTACCTGATTCCTTCCTCCCGGATCCGGAATAACGTCGGCCGGGTCACGGAGGAATACGGCGGAAGCGTCCAGATCACCGATTCTGACGGTACGCTGCTGCTGGGCATCGGTCCGGTTTCCCGGGAAGAATACCTGCAGGCCGGAGAACCGGCCGCCGACGGATCTGTCCAGGCCGGCGGAGAAAAGTACCTCCTCTCCTCCGCCCACTCCTCGCTGGTCGGCTGGGACTATACCGTACTGATCCCCGCCCGGGTGATTGAAGCGCCGATGTACAATATGCGGCGGGTGATGATCCTGCTGCTGGTTGCGGTTTCCATCCTGGGAGCCACCACTGTCTATTTCCTTTCCAACCTGCATTACAAGCCCCTGAAGCGGCTGACCGAAAAAGCCCTGAGCAGCCATGAGCCGCAGCCGGGCGATTCCCGCACCGGCCGTACAGATGAGATGCGCCAGGTGGAAGCCGTGCTGGATGCCCTGGCCCAGGAAAGCCGGTCCAGCCGCCTCGCGCTGGAAGAAAGCCGCGACGTCCTGCTGCAAAGCGGACTGCGCAGGCTGCTTGCCGGTGAATACAGCCCCCGGCTGAAAGAAGATCTTGCCCGCAACGGCCTGGCTCTTTCCGATAACGACCAATACAGGGTTGCCGTGCTGGACTGCGACCGGAGCCGGGCTGCCGCCCTGCGGGAGGAAGCAGGCGTCTTCATGGCCTCCCTGTCCTTCGGACGGCAGGACGCGGTGCTCTGCTCCAGCCTGCCGGGTGAAGGCAGTTTCGCCATCCTCTTCCCCGGTGCCGCTGAGGATGACAGGGCCGAAGACAGCTTTTACAGCCTGAAGGGCCGGCTGGAAGACGTCTGCGGCGTACCCGTTTCCGTCGGTCTCAGCCTTCCCCGCCCCGCGCAGGAAATCGGCACGGCTTACAGCCAGGCCGTCCGCGCGCTGCAATTCCGCCTGGTACGTGGCAGCGGCTGCCTGGTAACATACTCTTCCGACCTGGATACCGCCTCTTCCCTGCAGAACTATCCCCGGGAGCAGCTGGAACAGCTGCAGTGGTACCTGCTGCAGCGGGATCCGGAAAATGTTTCCCGCCTCCTGCACCGCCTGCTGGACAACCTGCAGAAAGGACCCGTCTCCTTCAACTTCGTCCGGATGGTCTGCTTCGACGTGGTGAACACCACCGTAAGCACCCTCTATACCGGAAAGCAGGGCTCCCCCGCCCCCACAGTACAGCCCGAGATGCTGGAGCAGCTGATCTCCTTTGACACGGTACCGGAACTGGTGGAACTGCTGGAGCAGTTTGTGGATGAGACCTGCGCCTCCCTGAAAACCCTGCAGCCGGACAGCGGCGATGACCGCCTGCAGGAAATGAAGGCCTACATAGAGGAAAACTGCTTTGACGAAATCTTCTCCCTGCAGGCCATGGCGGACCGCTTCAGCCTGACGCCCTCCAACCTGTCTCACTATTTCAAAAGCTGCGCGGGACAGGGTGTTCTGGAATATGTGCAGGCACAGCGCAAAAAAGAAGCCTGCCGGCTGTTGTCGCAGACTGATGAACCTGTGCAGATTGTGGGCGCCCGGGTGGGCATGCCCAATGTGTCTTCCTTTATCCGCTTCTTCAAGCAGCAGACCGGGATTACCCCCGGCCAGTATCGGAAACAGGCACACGCTTCCACTCCGGAAGAATAAAATTCCCTGCCAATCATAAACGCGGCGTCATCTGACGCCGCGTTTTCCTTTACTTTTCTTCCGCCCGGTAATCCCCGAGATCATCCAGCCGGAGCTGCAGATCCGCCGGGGCCGATCTGGCCAGGCACAGCCGGACGTTGGGCATATCGCTGTAGTCCACAAACCGGACTGCGGCATCCTCCGCCACGCCGGTATGGAGCTTCCGGTCAATCAGCCGGTCCCGCAGGAGTTCCTCCCCCGCGCTGACGGATACCGTGTAATCCGCATACGCGGCCAGGTCCCGCCAGCCTTCCTCGTCCAGCAGCAGGTAATTGCCCTCCAGCAGCACAATATCCCCGTCCACCGTCAGGGCATCTTCCACCGGGTTATGGAGCAGCCGGTCATAGACCGGCCAGCCGCAGACTTCCCCGGCTGCGACCCTCCGCACCGCGGCAAGCAGCTTCTGCAAGTCAAAGGTCACGGGAGCGCCCTTGATCTCCACCATACGGATCGTTTTCCCGTCCCGCTCCGTCGTATGACTCAGCAGGTATTCCTGCCGCCTATGGAATCCATCCATGCCGACAGCCTGCACGGGGCACAGTCCGGCCCGCTCCCGGGAGAGCCGCTCCAGGAAACTGGCCAGCGTACTCTTGCCCGCTCCGGGCGGTGCCGCAAGCAGCACCAGGATCCGTCTTCCCGCCGTGCGCTGTATGGCTGTCAGCTTTTCCAGCAGCGGCACGAAGATCCCGTTCACCGCCCGGTCACTGTAACGGGCAGCCACCTCTATACCGTTGATCAGGATATGATGTTCAGTCACCGCTGTTTACCCCGTAAATCTTCTGGTATTCCAGCACCCGGGCGTACAGGGCGTCATCAATATACACCTTTCCGCCGATTTCCCGGTTGTGCAGGTAAGAGACCACCTCCCGGATGGTAACGATGGGGCAAACCTTCACGCCGAACTCCAGTTCCAGTTCCGCCAGCGCAGACTGCTCTCCCCTGCCCTTTTCCATCCTGTCCACAGCGATGATGATCGACT is a window encoding:
- a CDS encoding nucleoside/nucleotide kinase family protein, which codes for MTEHHILINGIEVAARYSDRAVNGIFVPLLEKLTAIQRTAGRRILVLLAAPPGAGKSTLASFLERLSRERAGLCPVQAVGMDGFHRRQEYLLSHTTERDGKTIRMVEIKGAPVTFDLQKLLAAVRRVAAGEVCGWPVYDRLLHNPVEDALTVDGDIVLLEGNYLLLDEEGWRDLAAYADYTVSVSAGEELLRDRLIDRKLHTGVAEDAAVRFVDYSDMPNVRLCLARSAPADLQLRLDDLGDYRAEEK
- a CDS encoding helix-turn-helix domain-containing protein, which produces MKSKSITFYRYILSYALVLFLPIVLLFTLFNSILLDRYKQEIADNNTRLLTQIQENMDTQLEQLINISFMIQNNAVVNLRTNEGDVVAARKAVDTLNVLHSVSSLPDYLITYRSGTEYCFTSSSRIRPEKLFSDQLVYAGHTLEDFYATVDRPENIVTWPADTVRQYGGQEAEYVTLFISVSGNVRTPKLRTAYLIPSSRIRNNVGRVTEEYGGSVQITDSDGTLLLGIGPVSREEYLQAGEPAADGSVQAGGEKYLLSSAHSSLVGWDYTVLIPARVIEAPMYNMRRVMILLLVAVSILGATTVYFLSNLHYKPLKRLTEKALSSHEPQPGDSRTGRTDEMRQVEAVLDALAQESRSSRLALEESRDVLLQSGLRRLLAGEYSPRLKEDLARNGLALSDNDQYRVAVLDCDRSRAAALREEAGVFMASLSFGRQDAVLCSSLPGEGSFAILFPGAAEDDRAEDSFYSLKGRLEDVCGVPVSVGLSLPRPAQEIGTAYSQAVRALQFRLVRGSGCLVTYSSDLDTASSLQNYPREQLEQLQWYLLQRDPENVSRLLHRLLDNLQKGPVSFNFVRMVCFDVVNTTVSTLYTGKQGSPAPTVQPEMLEQLISFDTVPELVELLEQFVDETCASLKTLQPDSGDDRLQEMKAYIEENCFDEIFSLQAMADRFSLTPSNLSHYFKSCAGQGVLEYVQAQRKKEACRLLSQTDEPVQIVGARVGMPNVSSFIRFFKQQTGITPGQYRKQAHASTPEE